The Knoellia sp. S7-12 region GGCGTCCGTCCCCGCGATGCCTGGTGCCTGCCCCTGTGCCTGTCCCCGTGCGCTCACCCGCTCACGCTACGTGAAGGTCCACCCGGTCAGGCAACCGGAGTGAGCGGGTGGCCACGCTCGGCGAGGACGTCGCGCAGGGTGGCGATGTGATCGGTGACGAGGCCGTCGACCCCGAGGTCGAGGAGCCGGTGCATCTCGTCTGCGGACTCGTCGCTCCACGGGTGGAACCACACGTGCACCTGCTTGCCGAGGCGGTGTGCCACGGACACGAGCTGCGGTGTCACGAGCGTGACCTGGCGCCCGCGGAGGCGATGAAGGACGGGGATCTGAAGCACCGGCGCGGGAGTGTTGAGCCAGCGAGAGAGCCGCCCCGGGGCATAGCGCAGTGCCCCCGTCCCGACCGGTCCGGCAGCCGTGGCCAACGAGTGGCCGAGAGCCCGACGTGCAGCCCGAACCCGCCGCTCGCTGAAGGAAGCGACGCAGACACGGTCGATCGCACCATGGCGCCGGATCGTGTCGACCGTCGGCGTCAGTGCCGAGTTGGCCTTGATGTCGACGTTGAGCCGCACCGTGGGGAACTCCTCGAGCAGCTCGGTCAGCAAGGGGACTGCCTCGGTGCCGTTGATCCGGGCCTCGCGCACCGCGGCATACGGCAGGTCGATGATTGCGCCCTCAAGGTCAGTGACCCGGTCGAGGTGCGTGTCGTGGAAGGCGACCAGCTCACCGTCCGAGGTCGCGTGCACGTCGGTCTCGAGGTAGCGATAACCCATGGCGACCGCGCGTCGAAAGGCGCCCATCGTGTTCTCGAGACCGACATTCGGCCCGTATGCCGCGCCGCCGCGATGTGCCATGCCGATCGGTCCACGGTGGTCGAAGTAGGCGAACTCCGAGGCCCGCGCCATGGTCAGACCGTGGCCCAGACGGCAATGTCGGTGGGCACGAGCCCGTCGGCGGTCAGGTCGCCGGACCAGTGGGTCACGGTGGCGCCCTCGGGCAGCGACACCGGCTCAGCGCCGAGGTTGACGACGACCAGCGTCTCGCGCGAGCCGTCAGCAGACGCGTTGACGAACGCGACGACATCCCCGCTGGAGAGCTCGTGCCAGGAGGCCGAGCCCAGACCGAGCCGATCCGCGCGACGGGCGGCCAGCATCGAGCGATAGAGCTCGAGCGTCGAGCCGGCAACGCCGGCCTGCTGGTCCACGGCATACGCGCCGTAGGAGTCGGGCTGAGGGAGCCAGGTCGCGTCCCCGGGACCGAAGCCCAGACTGGGGGCGTCGCGGACCCAGGGGATCGGCACACGGCAACCGTCGCGACCGATGTGCTTGCCCTCGGTGCGGTGGAAGGTGGGGTCCTGACGGGACTCGTGCGGCATGTCGGTCGACTCGGGGAGCCCGAGCTCCTCGCCCTGGTAGAGGTAGGCGCTGCCCGGCAGCCCGAGCATCAACATCGTGGCGGCGCGAGCCCGGCGCAGCCCCAGGTCGGCATCCGGCTGCGCCTGGTCGGCAGCGATGCCGTTGGGCCGGGGGAGCGACTGGTCGAGCCCGAGTCGCGAGGCGTGTCGCACTACGTCGTGGTTGGACAGCACCCACGTCGTCGGGGCTCCCACGGCATCGTTCTCGCGGAACGACGTCGTGATGACCTCGCAGAGCCGTTCAGCGTCCCAGTGGGTGTCGAGGAAGTCGAAGTTGAAGGCCTGATGCATCTCGTCGCTGCGGACGTAGCGGGCCAATTGGCTCTCGGGCTTTACCCACGCCTCGGCGCACAGAATCCGCTGGGGAGAGGGCTGCTCATCGAGAAGTGACCTCCATCGACGATAGATCTCGTGGACGCCCTCCTGGTCCCACATCGGTGGCCTGGGGCCGTGGCCCGTCTCGTGGATGCGGGCTGACTCGTCCTCAGTCGGCGGGAGCGCGGCCTCTGCGCTCGTGTCGGTCGCGTCGAGCATCTGGAGCGGGCCGTCCCAGTCGGGCAGGCCTTCCTCCTTGACGAGCCCGTGGGCGACGTCAACCCGGAAACCATCGACGCCCCGGTTGCACCAGAACTCCAGGATGGACGCGAACTCGTCACCCACGTCGGGATTGGTCCAGTCGTAGTCGGGCTGCGTCGTGTCGAAGATGTGGAGGTACCACTCACCGGGGGTCCCATCGGCCTCGACGACGCGGGTCCACCCGTCGCCACCGAAGACGGACGGCCAGTTGTTGGGCGGCTCCTCGCCGTGCTCACCCTTGCCCTCACGGAAGATGTAGCGGCCGCGTTCAGTGCTGCCGGGGCCAGCGGCCAGCGCCTCCTTGAACCATTCGTGGTCGCTCGACGAGTGGTTGGGCACGAGGTCGACGATGACCTTGAGACCCAGCTCGTGGGCGGTGGCGATGAGCTCGTCGGAATCCCCGAGCGAGCCGAAGAGCGGGTCGATGTTGCGGTAGTCCGCCACGTCATAGCCCGCGTCGTGCATCGGCGAGACGTAGAACGGCGACAGCCAGATGGCGTCGACCCCGAGGTCACGCAGGTAGGGGAGCCGGGCCGTGATGCCCGGCAGGTCACCGATCCCGTCACCGTCGGAGTCGGCCCACGACCGCGGATAGATCTGATAGATCACGGCGTCGCGCCACCATGGCGCGTCGGCCGGGTCTGCGATGTGGAGGGGCTTGTGGGACTGGGTGTCAGATGTGGTGCGGGTCACCTGCCCCATGCTTCCGTATGCCGTCCGCCCACGACATCCCCGCCCCTCCAGATCGCGGCCGTTCAGTTCTCCGGCGGGGTGGGGTGGACGAGCTCGCGGTGGTCCTCGGCGCGACCGTGGAGCGGGCAGGGCTGGCGGGGCTCGCGCGGACACAGCACCCAGACCTGGCTGGCCCGAGCCCGATAGAGCCGGTACGGCGACTCCCCGGTCACGTCCTCCGGGGTGAGCGCGCTGCCACCGCGCCCCTCCGGCCCCGGGTAGACGCGCAACCCGTGTGCCAACTCTGTCTCGCGGACCACGGCAGCGGTGCCCACGGCATACAGGGCACGCCCGTGGTACGCCGGAACGGTGGAGTCGAAGACGACGAGGCTCACCTCCGGGTGAGCTGTGACGTTGACCGAATGCAGGGACGACTGGTTCGAGACCCAGTAGAAGTCGGCGAGTCCGTCGGCCGCCATGTAGACCGGTGACGTCCACGGCCGCCCGTCGCTGCCGACGGTGCCGAGCGTCAGGTAGGCGTTGCGCTCGAGCAAGGCCCTCGCGTGGTCGAGGAGTGGTGCGTGCAGCGACTCATCGGTCATGCCACCAGTCCTACCCCATGGCGGTGACCTGCCGTGGGGCGTGGAGTCGAGGAGTCGCGCGACGACCCAGGATCGCGCCGAGGGCGAGGCCCACTGCGCCGAGGGTTGCCGCGAGCCACCACGGTGCCCCGGCGGTCGCAGGCTCAGACGCCGTTGGGTCAGCAACCTCCTGCGTCACCGGTCCGACGCTGGCTGCAGCTCCGTTTGCGGACGACCCGGCCCCCACGACCCCCAGCGTCGTGAGGACCTTGGTGAGGTCGGCTCCGCGGGCGGGCTGGTGCCAGACCGGTGTAGCGGCATGGGGGTCCGTCCCAGAGGTGTCGAAGTAGGTCTCGACCCAGACGTCCTTGTCCTGGACGTAGACGTTGTCGATGCGCCACGGGCTGACGTCGTGGATCAGCCAGACCATGCGAACGGTGGCGTTGTCGGACTCGCTCACGCCGGCGGGTCGGCTCGCGCCGGCAGGCGGATTCTCGTCACCGAGGATCGACTGGAGGTCGGCGTAGGCGGTGCTGCCGTTGAGGGCGGCGGCGGAGCGGCCGCTCTCGTAGTTGACGAGGAGGACCGAGGTCGGGCCGCCC contains the following coding sequences:
- a CDS encoding glycerophosphodiester phosphodiesterase family protein: MARASEFAYFDHRGPIGMAHRGGAAYGPNVGLENTMGAFRRAVAMGYRYLETDVHATSDGELVAFHDTHLDRVTDLEGAIIDLPYAAVREARINGTEAVPLLTELLEEFPTVRLNVDIKANSALTPTVDTIRRHGAIDRVCVASFSERRVRAARRALGHSLATAAGPVGTGALRYAPGRLSRWLNTPAPVLQIPVLHRLRGRQVTLVTPQLVSVAHRLGKQVHVWFHPWSDESADEMHRLLDLGVDGLVTDHIATLRDVLAERGHPLTPVA
- a CDS encoding glycoside hydrolase family 13 protein → MGQVTRTTSDTQSHKPLHIADPADAPWWRDAVIYQIYPRSWADSDGDGIGDLPGITARLPYLRDLGVDAIWLSPFYVSPMHDAGYDVADYRNIDPLFGSLGDSDELIATAHELGLKVIVDLVPNHSSSDHEWFKEALAAGPGSTERGRYIFREGKGEHGEEPPNNWPSVFGGDGWTRVVEADGTPGEWYLHIFDTTQPDYDWTNPDVGDEFASILEFWCNRGVDGFRVDVAHGLVKEEGLPDWDGPLQMLDATDTSAEAALPPTEDESARIHETGHGPRPPMWDQEGVHEIYRRWRSLLDEQPSPQRILCAEAWVKPESQLARYVRSDEMHQAFNFDFLDTHWDAERLCEVITTSFRENDAVGAPTTWVLSNHDVVRHASRLGLDQSLPRPNGIAADQAQPDADLGLRRARAATMLMLGLPGSAYLYQGEELGLPESTDMPHESRQDPTFHRTEGKHIGRDGCRVPIPWVRDAPSLGFGPGDATWLPQPDSYGAYAVDQQAGVAGSTLELYRSMLAARRADRLGLGSASWHELSSGDVVAFVNASADGSRETLVVVNLGAEPVSLPEGATVTHWSGDLTADGLVPTDIAVWATV
- a CDS encoding pyridoxamine 5'-phosphate oxidase family protein codes for the protein MTDESLHAPLLDHARALLERNAYLTLGTVGSDGRPWTSPVYMAADGLADFYWVSNQSSLHSVNVTAHPEVSLVVFDSTVPAYHGRALYAVGTAAVVRETELAHGLRVYPGPEGRGGSALTPEDVTGESPYRLYRARASQVWVLCPREPRQPCPLHGRAEDHRELVHPTPPEN